Proteins from one Impatiens glandulifera chromosome 2, dImpGla2.1, whole genome shotgun sequence genomic window:
- the LOC124924503 gene encoding cytochrome P450 CYP749A22-like, protein MPSLILLLFSASLALHLLWTFYKSLHKFFWIPWRIQRVMRSQGIVGQPYSFPHGNTKQIVEMRSRSMERPIEISHDIFPRVQPHVYQWTKIYGKNFLNWHGPQAQLFVSEPELIKEILNNKEGAYPKMKLEGFAKKLMGQSMVTNEGEKWAKIRKLANHTFHAESLKGMVPEIILSVDAMLEKWKKFDGKDVDVYKEFGLLTTEVISRTAFGSCFMEGKHIFEMASKLTSITVKNLYNVRFPLISKIVKTADELEAGKLERNIKSSVLELVKKREATMVGKSSFGDDYLGQLINVYHDPSNGIMIDQIIDEIRTIYGAGHLTTTNLLAWTIFLLSINIDWQEKARNEVIELFGNDKPSSDGITRLRNMNMIINEVLRLYPPVMTVTRGIQREMKLGNVTLPPNMNIFIPILALHHSPEIWGKDVHLFKPERFGQGVAKATNNMPAAFLPFGMGPRSCVGLNFTTNETKITLSMILQRYKFIISPNYVHDPAEIFLVTPKHGVQVILQPM, encoded by the exons ATGCCTTCACTAATCTTGCTCCTCTTCTCAGCCTCTCTCGCCTTACATCTTCTCTGGACTTTCTACAAGTCCCTTCACAAGTTCTTTTGGATTCCATGGAGAATCCAACGTGTGATGCGTTCGCAAGGAATTGTAGGACAACCTTACAGTTTCCCGCATGGGAACACCAAGCAAATCGTCGAAATGAGAAGTCGATCCATGGAAAGACCAATTGAGATTTCCCATGATATCTTCCCAAGAGTTCAGCCTCATGTCTACCAATGGACAAAGATTTATG GGAAGAACTTTCTGAACTGGCATGGTCCACAAGCACAACTGTTTGTTTCAGAGCCAGAGCTTATCAAGGAAATACTGAACAACAAAGAGGGCGCATACCCAAAAATGAAATTAGAAGGCTTTGCAAAGAAGCTCATGGGGCAATCCATGGTAACCAATGAAGGCGAAAAGTGGGCGAAGATAAGGAAACTAGCCAACCACACTTTTCATGCAGAAAGCTTAAAG GGTATGGTCCCGGAAATAATCCTAAGTGTTGATGCCATGTTAGAAAAATGGAAAAAGTTTGATGGGAAGGATGTCGATGTTTATAAGGAATTTGGGCTTTTAACAACCGAAGTCATCTCCAGGACAGCTTTTGGGAGCTGCTTCATGGAGGGGAAACATATTTTTGAGATGGCATCCAAGCTTACCTCTATTACTgtaaaaaatctttataatgtCAGATTTCCCTTAATAAG TAAAATAGTAAAGACAGCTGATGAGTTAGAAGCAGGAAAACTTGAGAGGAATATTAAAAGCTCTGTTTTAGAGCTTGTAAAGAAAAGAGAGGCAACCATGGTTGGAAAATCTTCCTTTGGCGATGACTATCTCGGCCAACTTATAAACGTTTATCATGATCCGAGTAATGGAATCATGATAGACCAAATAATCGATGAAATCAGGACGATATATGGAGCCGGGCATTTGACAACCACAAACTTGCTTGCATGGACTATATTTCTTCTATCAATAAATATTGATTGGCAAGAGAAAGCAAGGAATGAGGTTATTGAGTTGTTCGGCAATGACAAACCTAGTTCGGATGGTATCACGCGACTAAGAAAC aTGAATATGATCATCAATGAAGTTTTGAGACTATACCCTCCTGTAATGACCGTGACAAGGGGAATCCAAAGGGAAATGAAGTTAGGGAATGTCACACTACCACCAAATATGAACATCTTTATACCTATTTTGGCATTGCATCATAGCCCTGAAATATGGGGTAAAGATGTTCATCTTTTCAAGCCGGAGAGATTCGGCCAAGGGGTGGCAAAAGCCACAAACAACATGCCTGCAGCATTTCTCCCGTTTGGAATGGGTCCTCGTTCATGTGTAGGCCTCAACTTTACAACAAACGAGACGAAAATAACACTCTCAATGATCTTGCAACGCTACAAGTTTATTATTTCTCCGAATTATGTTCATGACCCGGCTGAAATCTTCCTTGTCACTCCCAAACATGGAGTTCAAGTAATCTTGCAGCCAATGTAG